From one Dermacentor variabilis isolate Ectoservices chromosome 3, ASM5094787v1, whole genome shotgun sequence genomic stretch:
- the LOC142576595 gene encoding uncharacterized protein LOC142576595, translating into MTRISVSNLFFGCVVVSYSLGLTCDRASTSDAMAHTLVPCVPPKPRSALAYTFTYMQWQALPCVPKTMPTPSHSSSLIQTPQAKRPWRQMQAASTPRTATLTAGVSL; encoded by the exons atgacgcgaatttcggtttcgaatctgttttttggatgcgtagtagtttcgtacagtttaggtttgacatgcgatcgcgcgtcgacatcggacgctatggcacacacactcgtgccttgtgtgccaccgaagccccgaagtgctctggcatataccttcacat atatgcaatggcaagcccttccgtgtgttccaaag acaatgcctacacctagtcacagcagctccctcatacagactccgcaagccaagaggccatggaggcaaatgcag gcagccagcacacctcgaacagccaccttgactgcgggtgtgtcactctag